A section of the Leishmania panamensis strain MHOM/PA/94/PSC-1 chromosome 3 sequence genome encodes:
- a CDS encoding hypothetical protein (TriTrypDB/GeneDB-style sysID: LpmP.03.0110), which translates to MLCAITAFDLSRNELQELTNLQPLRSLTRLNASYNRISLVDGLPLRLTQLNLAHNKLEHLDYVSPLVHLRELDVSFNRLTSLAGLHPRLPLEVLRADDNRIDSTNGLKELRTLRIASLSNNYVEDVDELLFVSTTPSLQLLNLVGNPVTRARRYRQALAALQPSLVSLDGAPLTRADDYENAAQTSRMSNCAVPPAAAQAPLLLVTPKMATTGPQPTLAGGSQGTAREAPAAAKPPKTHPTAMITLGSIGNDSSLRRGRCDGAAQSVAAHASIDASSIHLDDSFNTRPREQPQRLVKRSTANPTTGTLRPPAIAVSRAAPSSSLSAGAEPRHDHSVAAEPPRYPCGSPVRAEKCTKAAYGTTDDEPPVVEASCRSCRVPDASLRTPEQGSRQVGYALLHTTPATGGAANRFRSGGRPRPLPSPSSPQRNVPPQQDFDSTTAQLHDSLVAKEQLEKECQTLRRACKRVEGQLTEARRVISQQLAELSQLRLERDALRQSEGTMLERLEKEKRSGRTRASHHSDEVATLQAQYERMKTFYETQLADTRRELAAERARLLRCSNSGSSGERRVVAADSDEAAERGPRSRFSDGGRCAGAAAGSAKVELTAVASANPSGSLSPASRPTPSSPTKTGDQEPGAAAPLTDPVAQQLISWLCASLTRDQHAVEGNENLNATAVVSELRRSLPCDPSASTALANQDHQSKLQESTDVAMDGVDTRASVARRVLEMFIAQHIGQPTGPPQQIVDNNARAQSPAPAVVLVDTPPRHNVDGGAVSQACEAGESAVACLLPPRFPSPLRSSSAPPAAIISVKGDDDDDADTDTEVTVMISAPASPPPSPSSREKRVNVAKEMLKGMESLFDSGAA; encoded by the coding sequence ATGCTCTGCGCCATTACCGCCTTCGACCTTTCTCGTAATGAACTGCAGGAGCTAACAAACCTGCAGCCGCTTCGCTCCCTCACTCGCCTCAACGCGAGCTACAACCGCATCTCCCTTGTCGACGGGCTGCCTCTGCGACTGACGCAGCTGAACCTCGCGCACAACAAACTTGAGCACCTCGACTATGTCAGTCCGCTCGTACACCTGCGAGAGTTGGATGTGAGCTTCAATCGGCTCACGAGTCTCGCCGGCCTGCACCCGCGCCTTCCGCTGGAGGTGCTCCGCGCCGACGACAACCGCATCGACAGCACAAACGGTttgaaggagctgcgcacccTGCGCATCGCATCTTTGAGCAATAACTACGTTGAGGACGTGGATGAACTACTGTTTGTGTCCACCACGCcgtcactgcagctgctgaacttGGTGGGCAACCCGGTCACCCGCGCACGGCGGTATCGGCAagcgctggcagcgctgcaaccGTCTCTTGTGTCGTTGGATGGGGCGCCGTTGACGCGCGCCGACGACTACGAAAACGCCGCGCAGACTTCTCGAATGAGCAACTGCGCCGTCCCCCCGGCTGCAGCCCAAGCGCCTTTGTTGTTGGTGACACCGAAGATGGCGACGACAGGGCCGCAGCCCACACTCGCTGGAGGCTCGCAAGGCACGGCGAGGGAAGCACCCGCGGCCGCCAAGCCACCGAAGACACACCCCACTGCAATGATAACCCTGGGCAGTATCGGCAACGACTCGTCGCTGCGCCGAGGCCGTTGTGACGGTGCCGCGCAGTccgtcgctgcgcacgcatCCATCGATGCCTCATCGATTCATCTTGACGACTCCTTCAACACCCGTCCTCGCgaacagccgcagcgcttgGTGAAGAGAAGTACGGCAAATCCCACAACTGGAACCCTTCGTCCGCCGGCGATAGCGGTATCGCGTGCTGCCCCGTCAAGTTCCCTAAGTGCTGGTGCAGAGCCCCGTCACGATCATTCGGTAGCAGCAGAACCACCACGATATCCTTGTGGATCACCTGTCCGTGCGGAGAAGTGCACTAAGGCGGCGTATGGCACCACCGATGATGAACCACCTGTTGTGGAGGCCTCTTGTCGTAGCTGCCGGGTGCCGGACGCCTCTCTGCGCACTCCAGAGCAGGGCAGTCGGCAAGTCGGGTACGCCTTGCTGCAcaccacccccgccacaggcggtgcagccaATCGCTtccgcagcggtgggcgaccccgtcccctcccctcgccttcctcgcctcAGCGCAatgtgccaccgcagcaagACTTTGATTCCACCACCGCTCAGCTGCATGACAGCCTCGTAGCGAAGGAACAGCTAGAGAAGGAGTGTCAGACACTGCGGCGGGCGTGCAAGCGTGTTGAGGGACAGCTGACTGAGGCCCGGCGTGTGATCTCGCAGCAACTGGCGgagctgtcgcagctgcggctcGAGCGCGACGCCCTGCGGCAGAGCGAGGGGACCATGCTCGAACGTCtcgagaaggagaagcgatCAGGTCGCACGCGCGCTTCGCATCACAgcgacgaggtggcgacaCTACAAGCACAGTACGAGCGCATGAAAACCTTCTACGAAACACAGCTCGCCGACACACGGCgcgagctggcggcggagagggcTCGTCTTCTGCGTTGCAgcaacagtggcagcagcggcgagcggAGAGTGGTGGCCGCCGACAGTGACGAGGCGGCCGAGAGGGGGCCAAGGTCGCGCTTCTCTGACGGAGGGCGgtgtgcaggcgcagcagcgggtaGCGCAAAGGTCGAACTCACTGCGGTTGCCTCTGCGAACCCCTCAGGCTCTCTGTCGCCAGCATCTCGCCCTACTCCTTCCTCGCCTACTAAGACAGGGGATCAGGAGCCAGGCGCTGCGGCCCCTTTGACGGACCCCGTAGCACAGCAGCTCATTTCGTGGCTGTGCGCGAGTCTCACACGTGACCAACACGCAGTGGAGGGCAACGAAAACTTGAACGCTACTGCTGTTGTTAGCGAGCTGCGCCGATCTCTTCCCTGCGATCCGTCCGCGTCGACGGCGCTGGCAAATCAGGATCATCAGTCGAAGCTGCAGGAGTCAACTGATGTTGCCATGGATGGCGTGGACACGAGAGCCTCGGTCGCGCGGCGCGTTCTTGAGATGTTCATCGCACAACACATCGGTCAGCCGACAGGACCCCCGCAGCAGATAGTTGATAACAACGCACGTGCTCAAAGTCCAGCCCCCGCGGTAGTTCTGGTGGACACACCACCGCGACACAATGTagacggtggtgctgtgtCGCAAGCGTGTGAGGCTGGCGAGTCAGCTGTGGCGTGCCTACTCCCACCGCGATTCCCGTCGCCTCTTCGAAGCtcctcagcgccgcctgcagctaTCATCTCGGTGAAAGgggatgacgacgatgatgcCGATACCGACACAGAGGTAACGGTGATGATCTCAGCGCCGGCATctcccccgccctctccatCTTCACGCGAGAAGCGCGTGAACGTCGCGAAGGAGATGCTGAAAGGGATGGAGTCACTCTTCGACAGCGGAGCTGCTTGA
- a CDS encoding acetyltransferase, putative (TriTrypDB/GeneDB-style sysID: LpmP.03.0120), whose amino-acid sequence MPVPYEEKTFPPLKGLHIRPMNDSRLCERIKVLDDYCFPVKYTESYYNDYVRHSFHEFNQLAFYHDILVGSITCRLEKTAIDGEYVLYIMTIGVLEAYRHMCIGSLLLQTVLSAVHNDTRNRIVAVTLHVQVGSPALEFYRHFNFEEVQLVENYYSDLDECNAILLRRVVPQPHFEYHKKSK is encoded by the coding sequence ATGCCAGTTCCGTACGAGGAGAAGACGTTCCCCCCGTTGAAGGGGCTGCACATCCGGCCTATGAATGACTCACGCCTGTGCGAGCGTATCAAGGTACTGGATGACTACTGCTTCCCGGTGAAGTACACGGAGAGTTACTACAACGACTACGTCCGCCACAGCTTTCACGAGTTTAACCAACTAGCCTTCTACCACGATATTCTAGTCGGCTCCATCACGTGCCGCCTAGAGAAGACCGCCATAGACGGCGAGTACGTCCTCTACATCATGACCATTGGTGTTTTGGAGGCGTACCGCCACATGTGCATCGGCTCTCTGCTGCTACAGACGGTTCTGTCGGCCGTGCACAACGACACCCGCAACCGCATCGTGGCGGTCACGCTGCACGTCCAGGTCGGATCACCTGCGCTGGAGTTCTACCGACACTTCAACTTTGAGGAAGTGCAGCTGGTAGAGAACTACTACTCTGATCTCGACGAGTGCAACGCCattctgctgcgccgtgtcgtgccgcagccgcacttTGAATACCACAAGAAGTCCAAGTAA
- a CDS encoding hypothetical protein (TriTrypDB/GeneDB-style sysID: LpmP.03.0130) — MRYYASGESRESYITGIRPGGRYGTVHDVEKRRDNLPENVFHYIKEGVQREECLRRNEEEARARIRLEMFSKKPGQHRGNVATIAAESGGDAEQSAAMSQLERETQTRERRAALQELYQRDRREWEVRLGARGLATQRT, encoded by the coding sequence ATGCGGTACTACGCTTCCGGAGAGAGTCGTGAGTCGTACATCACGGGCATCCGCCCTGGTGGCCGATACGGTACTGTGCACGATGTGGAGAAGCGCCGCGACAACCTGCCAGAGAACGTCTTTCACTACATCAAGGAAGGCGTGCAGCGCGAGGAGTGCCTGCGCCGtaacgaagaggaggcgcgcgCCCGCATTCGCTTAGAGATGTTTTCTAAGAAGCCCGGCCAGCATCGCGGCAATGTAGCCACGATCGCAGCTgagagcggcggtgacgctgaGCAGTCCGCAGCCATGTCGCAGCTCGAGCGTGAGACGCAGACCCGCGAGCGCCGTGCCGCCTTGCAGGAACTCTACCAGCGCGATCGAAGGGAATGGGAGGTGCGCCTTGGAGCACGCGGACTCGCCACTCAGCGTACTTAA
- a CDS encoding hypothetical protein (TriTrypDB/GeneDB-style sysID: LpmP.03.0140): protein MAAPASHYTFANLKTLGLCVPQVALSRQPRLRPHVGNLNGLVYPLPYYAMWRGNHNKYTYNQATPARWGEGNTNTMYHQHYAHAKCPTDYGRGGREFQFLSVKRGKLKRKPLPTVQYVNSNSKPQWVFKSWHNPLSAPSMWEREVQYPEHTPEHTGAKRPLAVVAPKTNHKHLFLMHMEKVSVTVSPLLFGYGHTLQKAALDFYRRGLSARSPFPKDKMFLYYSIDHITPKIEVTWLDGSVYVPPLIEGVTAQDLIQMVMEQAWLAADQMSAAGRVLNPIAIDDYKWDQLIAFKQKRAKVAEAAKGGAKK from the coding sequence ATGGCCGCACCAGCGTCGCACTACACCTTTGCCAATCTCAAGACCCTGGGGCTTTGTGTCCCGCAGGTCGCCCTCTCTCGTCAGCCTCGACTCCGCCCGCATGTTGGTAATTTGAATGGCCTCGTGTACCCGCTGCCGTATTACGCCATGTGGCGTGGCAACCACAACAAGTACACGTACAACCAGGCAACACCAGCGCGCTGGGGTGAGGGGAACACGAATACCATGTACCACCAGCACTACGCCCACGCCAAGTGCCCCACCGACTACGGCCGTGGCGGTCGAGAGTTTCAGTTCCTCTCCGTGAAGCGCGGCAAGCTCAAGCGgaagccgctgccgacggtgCAGTACGTCAACTCGAACTCGAAGCCACAATGGGTCTTTAAGTCGTGGCACAACCCGCTCTCGGCGCCGAGCATGTGGGAAAGGGAGGTCCAGTACCCGGAGCACACGCCGGAGCACACGGGTGCCAAGCGGCCGCTCGCCGTGGTGGCGCCCAAGACCAACCACAagcacctcttcctcatgCATATGGAGAAGGTATCCGTGACCGTGTCACCGCTCCTCTTCGGCTACGGACATACCCTGCAGAAGGCAGCCCTCGACTTCTACCGCCGCGGTCTCAGTGCCCGCTCGCCGTTCCCGAAGGACAAGATGTTCCTCTACTACTCCATCGACCACATAACCCCCAAGATCGAGGTGACGTGGCTGGATGGCAGTGTCTacgtgccgccgctgatcGAGGGCGTCACTGCGCAGGACTTAATTCAGATGGTGATGGAGCAGGCATGGCTGGCGGCAGACCAGATGAGCGCTGCGGGCCGTGTGCTAAACCCAATCGCGATTGACGACTACAAGTGGGACCAGCTGATCGCCTTTAAGCAGAAGCGGGCGAAGGTCGCCGAGGCGGCAAAGGGCGGCGCGAAGAAGTGA